In Zingiber officinale cultivar Zhangliang chromosome 6A, Zo_v1.1, whole genome shotgun sequence, a single genomic region encodes these proteins:
- the LOC121995009 gene encoding uncharacterized protein LOC121995009: MVASSSANGEDEPRQRQMQTEIRDVLSALTGRLGALGRSMARSDGRDAEHGFGTITLTGENKGATMKAEIEELMESGVTYGDDSGMLTYANSNYQAVNNSILLGGSTTAEDPGVHVDITEYHVCTADSNISHFTTPAFHPEDR; this comes from the exons ATGGTGGCCAGCAGCAGTGCGAACGGCGAGGACGAGCCCCGACAGCGCCAGATGCAGACGGAGATCAGAGACGTGCTCTCGGCGCTCACCGGCCGCCTCGGGGCCCTCGGCAGGTCCATGGCGCGCTCCGACGGCCGCGACGCCGAGCACGGTTTTGGGACCATCACGCTCACCGGAGAGAACAAGGGCGCGACGATGAAGGCGGAGATAGAAGAGCTGATGGAGAGCGGCGTCACTTACGGCGACGACAGCGGCATGCTCACCTACGCCAACAGCAACTACCAGGCCGTCAACAACTCCATTCTCCTGGGCGGGAGCACCACCGCCGAAGACCCCGGCGTCCACGTGGACATAACAGA GTACCACGTTTGCACCGCCGactccaacatctcccacttcaCGACACCGGCGTTTCACCCCGAGGACAGATAA